Proteins from a single region of Cydia splendana chromosome 9, ilCydSple1.2, whole genome shotgun sequence:
- the LOC134793995 gene encoding vitamin K-dependent gamma-carboxylase, with protein MKFKEKLNMLFRGFDSKFKEQFGFEIKETTFTKVVNYFHAPKDASSLAVTRILFGLAMLFDIPDERGGAHLNKRWGDSKMCHFPLFDFVPGVPMPYMSFVYTALWIGALGITLGWKYHSLARLFTISYWYIFFIEKSYWNNHSYLFGLVGFLLTFTDANCYWSLDAIIEPEKASDTVPYWQYFILKFQFFILYFMAGVKKGTAEWLTGYSVPNLSAHWVFTPFTLFLTIEQTDYLIVHWFIFVFDLTVAFWMMWSRTRHVAMVFCALFHLMNSRLFTIGMFPWVCLATMPLFYPFNWPKLIINFVKLRCMTSVAKIIKIHKTIPRSSPELHENNTDNNVNDNDDNNIFEKDSALLYENKEQNEELCETSESEDLKFHEIDEVECFEIQKHKITFDKNVTSLQHTRKKENDTDNETVITRSKEITTILIFIYMTMQGFLPFSHFITKGYNNWTDGLYGYSWDMMVHTWDVQSVTVKVVDNDKNNHFFIDPNVFIPNDRWNKHGDMVHQYAICLNNTLIKESEKSQKENGMLSRNISIFIDVWCSMNGRFVQRMFDPHVDLLQVSWSTFEKIPFLMPLLDDATKWRPILSQIRRDVHSWDPFSNVVFFADFPDYVLDKYIPPELSNVTLTILEGEVAVEPEMTNLFSQSFQLKTGQLSQLDSGMFHRILNIGKKPAFYMFTFYNKTEALIHVHNENNREPKSKLPIISELKIRLSNMLVFGDILFKGYYQLFFRLSMFLV; from the exons GTTTGGCAATGCTATTCGACATACCGGATGAGCGCGGCGGTGCCCACTTGAACAAAAGATGGGGGGACTCCAAAATGTGCCACTTTCCACTTTTCGACTTTGTCCCGGGTGTTCCGATGCCCTACATGTCTTTTGTCTACACAGCATTGTGGATAG GTGCACTAGGTATAACGCTGGGATGGAAATACCACTCCTTAGCGCGGCTATTTACTATTTCCTATTGGTACATATTCTTCATTGAGAAAAGTTACTGGAACAATCATAGTTACTTGTTTGGTTTGGTGGGTTTTCTTCTTACTTTTACCGATGCCAACTGCTATTG GTCTTTAGATGCTATAATAGAACCTGAAAAAGCCAGCGATACAGTTCCGTATTGGCAATACTTCATTTTGAAGTTCCAATTTTTCATTCTTTATTTCATGGCCGGAGTGAAAAAGGGCACCGCAGAATGGCTAACTGGATACTCTGTGCCAAATCTTAGCGCTCATTGGGTGTTTACTCCTTTTAC GTTGTTTTTAACAATCGAGCAGACCGACTACCTCATAGTGCACTGGTTCATTTTTGTGTTCGATCTGACTGTGGCCTTCTGGATGATGTGGTCTCGCACTCGGCATGTGGCTATGGTGTTCTGCGCCTTATTCCATCTTATGAATTCCAGGTTGTTTACTATAG gtaTGTTTCCATGGGTGTGTTTGGCTACAATGCCACTGTTTTATCCATTCAATTGgccaaaattaattattaattttgttaaacTGCGCTGCATGACTTCAGTggctaaaattattaaaatacataagacAATTCCTAGAAGTTCCCCGGAGCTACATGAAAATAATACAGATAATAATGTTAACGATAATGATGataataacatttttgaaaaagaCAGCGCATTGttatatgaaaataaagaaCAAAATGAAGAACTTTGCGAGACTAGTGAGTCAGAAGATTTGAAATTTCACGAAATAGATGAAGTGGAATGCTTTGAAATACAAAAGCATAAAATTACCTTCGATAAAAATGTGACATCATTACAACATACTCGTAAAAAAGAAAATGATACAGACAATGAAACAGTAATTACCCGGAGTAAAGAAATTACGACTATTTTGATTTTCATATACATGACAATGCAAGGTTTCCTGCCGTTTTCCCACTTCATCACCAAG GGCTACAATAATTGGACAGACGGTCTCTACGGATATTCCTGGGATATGATGGTTCACACATGGGACGTCCAATCAGTGACTGTGAAAGTAGTTGATAACGATAAAAATAACCATTTCTTTATCGACCCTAACGTATTTATCCCAAATGACCGCTGGAATAAACATGGAGACATGGTACATCAATACGCCATATGTTTGAATAACACCTTGATTAAAGAATCCGAAAAATCCCAGAAGGAAAATGGAATGCTTTCtagaaatatttcaatttttattGACGTATGGTGTTCGATGAATGGTAGATTTGTCCAACGAATGTTTGATCCCCATGTAGATTTATTGCAAGTTTCTTGGAGCACCTTTGAGAAGATTCCCTTCTTAATGCCCCTTTTGGACGATGCAACAAAGTGGAGACCCATTTTGAGTCAAATAAGGCGTGACGTACACTCATGGGATCCCTTTAGTAACGTAGTATTTTTCGCAGATTTTCCAG ATTATGTTTTGGACAAATATATTCCACCAGAATTAAGTAACGTGACCCTAACAATCTTAGAAGGAGAAGTAGCCGTGGAACCAGAGATGACAAATCTTTTTAGCCAGTCTTTCCAGTTAAAAACAGGACAACTCTCACAATTGGATTCTGGGATGTTTCATCGAATTCTGAATATTGGCAAAAAACCAGCATTTTACATGTTCACTTTTTATAACAAGACGGAGGCATTAATACACGTTCATAATGAAAATAACAGGGAACCAAAATCTAAATTACCAATTATAAGTGAATTGAAAATTAGATTGAGTAACATGCTAGTTTTTGGTGATATATTGTTTAAAGGATATTATCAATTGTTTTTTCGGTTGTCGATGTTTTTAGTTTGA